One genomic region from Desulfomonilaceae bacterium encodes:
- the pstA gene encoding phosphate ABC transporter permease PstA has translation MTDIVTSVPVPSNKVNPDVVVDVGVLEKSLRRPRTAFNYLMSFLTTSLTILALVPLFSVVLMLVVRGGQRLSLSMFTELPPVAFEHGGGFGNAIVGTLVMVGIAALISVPFGILSAIYLAEIAPQAKLSDVVRMCAKVLTGFPSILAGVFAYGAVVLVTGGFSAVAGGIALSILMLPTVMLTAEEAIHMVPSKIREAALGMGATQTQTVWMVLLPTAFPGILTGIMLAIARAAGETAPLLFTALFSNYWIVSGGRLDLMQPTSSLAVLIYNFSAMPFQNQIELAWAAALVLALLVLTVNLIGQSLSRR, from the coding sequence ATGACTGATATCGTCACATCCGTGCCGGTTCCATCCAATAAAGTTAATCCCGACGTGGTTGTCGATGTTGGCGTACTGGAAAAATCCCTGCGCCGGCCGAGGACGGCTTTCAACTACTTGATGAGTTTCCTTACGACATCACTGACTATACTTGCGCTTGTCCCGTTATTTTCAGTTGTGCTGATGCTGGTGGTCAGGGGGGGACAGCGGCTTAGTCTCAGTATGTTTACTGAATTGCCTCCAGTGGCCTTTGAGCATGGTGGGGGGTTTGGAAACGCCATTGTCGGTACCTTGGTGATGGTTGGGATCGCCGCTTTGATCAGTGTCCCGTTCGGCATCCTCAGCGCAATATATCTTGCTGAAATAGCGCCTCAAGCGAAGCTATCCGATGTTGTCCGCATGTGCGCCAAAGTCCTGACCGGTTTTCCCTCCATTCTCGCAGGCGTATTCGCCTACGGGGCAGTGGTCTTGGTTACCGGTGGATTTTCCGCCGTCGCTGGAGGAATTGCATTGTCTATCCTTATGCTTCCCACTGTGATGCTTACAGCGGAAGAGGCTATTCACATGGTTCCTTCAAAAATTAGGGAAGCTGCTTTAGGCATGGGGGCCACACAGACGCAAACAGTGTGGATGGTATTGTTGCCCACAGCCTTTCCAGGCATCCTCACAGGGATAATGCTTGCAATCGCTCGCGCGGCCGGAGAGACAGCTCCCCTTTTGTTCACTGCCTTATTCAGCAATTACTGGATTGTTTCCGGGGGGCGTCTTGATCTGATGCAACCAACCTCCTCCTTAGCCGTATTGATTTATAACTTCTCCGCCATGCCGTTTCAAAATCAGATCGAGCTAGCCTGGGCGGCCGCTCTCGTTTTGGCGCTGCTGGTTTTAACCGTGAATTTGATTGGACAAAGTCTTTCACGTAGGTGA
- a CDS encoding FAD-dependent oxidoreductase, whose product MMCLLIIGGSDAGISAALTAREMSPTVEITVVVADSFPNYSICGLPFYLSGETPEWSQLAHRKIGEIEKGNIRVLINHQATSVDCNDKMVTCLTSSGEEFHLGYDKLILATGATSSRPMIMGLDQPGVYPLRWMEDGFAIRDHITSRFPKSVVIVGGGYIGMEMADALTHRGLAVTVVEYAGSVMETVDPSFSGIIRVELERHNVQVVNGVAIEDIKQVEGGLCVSGSPDFHILTDMVLVAAGCKPRTDLAEKIGIATGVKNAIRVNRRMETSVKDIYAAGDCVETWRRILNRADYLPLGTTAHKQGRVAGANAVGGEYEFSGSLGTQVVKIFDLVVGRTGLRQSEATREGFTPFTNEIEVWDHKAYYPGAKKLKISITADQSTRRLLGAQVIGSYGSEIAKRIDVLATALFHDMTVDGLIDLDLSYTPPLSSPWDPVQMAAQAWTGKAANGYL is encoded by the coding sequence ATGATGTGTTTATTGATCATAGGTGGCAGTGACGCGGGTATCAGCGCTGCGCTCACAGCCAGGGAGATGAGTCCGACAGTCGAAATCACAGTCGTTGTCGCCGACAGCTTTCCGAATTATAGCATTTGCGGTCTGCCTTTTTATCTGAGTGGGGAAACGCCTGAATGGAGCCAGTTAGCGCATCGAAAAATCGGGGAAATCGAGAAAGGGAACATTCGGGTATTAATCAACCATCAAGCCACATCCGTCGATTGCAATGATAAGATGGTAACTTGCTTGACGTCGAGTGGAGAGGAGTTTCACCTTGGATATGACAAGCTTATCCTGGCGACCGGCGCCACATCTTCAAGACCTATGATAATGGGTTTGGATCAACCTGGAGTGTATCCATTGCGCTGGATGGAAGACGGATTTGCCATTCGGGACCACATTACCTCGCGTTTTCCCAAATCTGTTGTAATTGTGGGTGGTGGTTATATTGGTATGGAAATGGCTGACGCTCTCACTCATAGGGGCCTCGCAGTTACAGTGGTGGAGTACGCCGGATCGGTAATGGAAACTGTTGATCCAAGTTTCAGTGGGATAATCAGAGTTGAACTTGAGCGACATAATGTCCAAGTAGTCAACGGTGTGGCCATAGAAGATATCAAACAAGTTGAAGGAGGACTGTGTGTGTCCGGTAGTCCTGATTTTCACATTCTCACAGATATGGTTTTGGTGGCTGCGGGATGTAAACCACGAACCGACTTGGCGGAGAAGATAGGTATAGCCACTGGTGTAAAAAACGCTATTAGAGTCAACAGACGTATGGAGACATCGGTCAAGGATATCTATGCCGCAGGGGACTGTGTTGAAACGTGGCGCCGCATTCTCAATAGAGCGGACTATCTCCCTTTGGGAACTACCGCTCATAAACAGGGCCGTGTCGCCGGCGCAAACGCTGTTGGCGGGGAATATGAATTTTCAGGATCACTGGGAACGCAGGTGGTTAAAATATTTGATTTGGTGGTCGGCCGTACAGGTTTGCGTCAGTCAGAAGCCACCAGGGAAGGATTCACCCCTTTTACAAATGAAATTGAAGTTTGGGATCACAAAGCATACTACCCAGGCGCAAAGAAATTAAAGATCAGTATCACAGCGGATCAGAGCACAAGACGACTTCTAGGCGCTCAAGTCATTGGCTCTTACGGATCGGAAATCGCCAAACGCATTGATGTGCTGGCAACGGCGCTTTTTCACGACATGACCGTGGACGGATTGATTGATCTGGATCTTAGTTACACCCCACCACTGAGCAGCCCGTGGGATCCTGTGCAGATGGCGGCCCAAGCATGGACAGGAAAGGCGGCTAATGGCTATCTCTAA
- the pstB gene encoding phosphate ABC transporter ATP-binding protein PstB — protein MAHAAKMLSSAPKPSNGNGNGVVIDCNIDELYYGQLKAVRDTRIPIERNKITAFIGPSGCGKSTVLRCLNRMNDLVRGFRFEGHVHFQGTDIYHHNVDPVAVRRYIGMVFQQPNPFAMSIYRNVAFGLKLNGYKGNREECVEQALRAAALWDEVRDKLHTSALSLSGGQQQRLCIARAIATKPEVLLMDEPCSALDPIATRRIEELMLELKESYTIAIVTHNLQQAQRVADKTGFLYVDTTQGGRTGYLVEFGATKQVFEDPKEKHTQDYIHGRFS, from the coding sequence ATGGCTCATGCAGCAAAAATGCTTTCGTCGGCCCCAAAGCCCAGCAACGGTAACGGGAATGGGGTAGTCATCGACTGCAACATTGATGAATTGTACTACGGTCAGTTAAAAGCCGTACGCGATACCAGGATTCCGATCGAGCGAAATAAGATCACGGCCTTCATTGGACCGTCGGGTTGCGGAAAAAGCACTGTGCTTCGTTGCCTAAACAGGATGAACGATCTCGTGAGGGGTTTTCGCTTTGAAGGGCACGTTCATTTCCAGGGAACGGACATTTATCATCATAACGTCGATCCCGTCGCTGTCAGACGTTACATTGGCATGGTATTCCAACAGCCAAATCCGTTTGCTATGAGTATTTATCGTAACGTGGCGTTTGGTCTCAAACTCAACGGATATAAGGGTAATCGTGAAGAATGTGTCGAACAGGCTTTAAGGGCCGCGGCCCTCTGGGATGAAGTCAGGGACAAATTGCATACTAGCGCTCTTTCTCTATCCGGCGGCCAACAACAGCGCTTGTGTATCGCCAGAGCCATTGCGACGAAGCCGGAGGTGCTCCTCATGGACGAACCCTGTTCGGCCCTGGATCCGATTGCGACTCGAAGGATCGAAGAACTTATGCTCGAACTTAAGGAGAGCTACACAATAGCAATCGTAACCCACAATTTGCAGCAGGCTCAACGTGTCGCTGACAAGACTGGATTTTTATACGTCGACACAACCCAGGGAGGAAGAACGGGCTACTTGGTCGAATTCGGCGCAACTAAACAGGTTTTTGAAGACCCCAAGGAGAAACATACTCAGGATTACATCCATGGTAGATTCAGTTGA
- a CDS encoding ribonuclease HI family protein, giving the protein MNYKAYFDGSCFLSDCGIGYVVRDPDGFPVCEVAEYVGRGDALKAEYLALMALIQRLISLKIDQAEIHGDSRTVVCQVNGQINTREKSRFRQIIMSIRRYFNDHPGWRLKWIPRKQNGKADSLATEGLCFIKSVK; this is encoded by the coding sequence ATGAACTACAAAGCCTATTTTGATGGATCTTGCTTTCTAAGCGATTGTGGAATTGGTTACGTTGTTAGGGACCCAGATGGATTCCCTGTCTGCGAAGTCGCTGAATACGTCGGGAGAGGGGACGCCCTGAAAGCCGAATATCTGGCTCTAATGGCTCTAATCCAACGATTGATTTCACTGAAAATTGATCAGGCCGAGATTCACGGTGACAGCCGCACCGTTGTCTGCCAGGTAAATGGTCAAATAAATACTCGTGAAAAGAGCCGTTTTCGTCAAATCATTATGAGCATAAGACGATACTTTAACGACCATCCTGGTTGGAGGCTAAAGTGGATTCCCAGAAAGCAAAATGGAAAGGCGGATTCGCTAGCCACCGAAGGGTTGTGTTTTATTAAATCTGTAAAATGA